One Varibaculum prostatecancerukia genomic window, AGATCAGCGCTTTGGGCTATCCCCACTTGGTGTGTAGAGGAAGAATAGGCGATTCCTGCCTGCACGCCCTCCCCATAAATCACGCCTGCCTGCAGTTTTTGTTTAACCGAATCGGGGCTAGTGGAAACCACCAGGGCGCGAGTATCTTTAGGCAGAGCCGCTAGGGTGTCTTGTAGCGCTTTTAACTGCGCATCTTGCTGGTCAACAGAAATTCGCGCCGGCTGCATCCCTCGCAGTGCCTCGTAGGTGGAAATATTGGGGAATAGCCGGGCGTTAGCGTGCCGGGTTTTTGCTACATATTCTTGGTCATTACCCGGATCCGGCACTAGTAGTGCAGATAGGGAAGATATATGCAGGTTGCCTGGCTGGAAATAATTATCGGAATCCCCAAAAATACCGGGAGAGGAAGCCGGCGTGGGATTTTCTTGGGGATTCATTTCTGATTGTCGCAGCTCATTGCGATCTTGAGTGGGGACCGAGGCTACCTTCTGATCCGGAACTATGGCCCCAGCTTGCAGAGAGTTTCCAGAGAGGGAACCGCCGTGTTCTAAAAGCCAGATCGGATCCCAAACTTCGCTTTGCTCGGGAGTATCTGTTCCGGAGGAGGGATCAAGGAAAGAAAATATTTCCCCTTGCTGCGTCAGCACTTCTTGAGTTTGGCGGTTAGGATTGCGATTCAAGGGGGTAGCCTGCACGTCGATTAGGGTGAGGGCGTGCGTAGAAACCATCTTGCGCACCGCCTGAGAATATCCCTTTTGTCCTGGGCGAATAGCTTTTACTTGCCCCCGAACTATGCCGTCCTTGTCGGCTAGAGCCAGCCCGGCACTATTCCCAATAGCTGCCGCGCTCACCTGGCTTTCCCGTAGTTGCTCAGAGAGCATTCCCAGTCGAGCCGATAGGGAACTCTTCTTAGCGGCACGCTGGTAGTAGCTCCAAAGTTTGACCCGGCGGTTATTGTTTAAAGTTTCGGGGATGATACACAAGTTCCTGCCTGCGAGAGAAGATTTGCTGGGACTTTTACCAGCTGAAAACGCTAACCAGGCATCCTGGGGGCAAGCCATAGCTTTAATAGGAAAAGGTGCGAGAGAAAACAGGGCGCCAGAGTTAAGGGCGGCGGTACTTTCACTGTTTTGCGGGGAGGCTGTCAACAGATCCGTCCAGTTCAAGCCGGAGGTAAAAATTACGGCAACCGGAGTATTCCCGGGATTGGGTAGGGGTTTTATTTTACGAGGTTCCGCATCTGGGCTGACTCCAATCACCCCTACGCTGGCTGCGCAGAACATAGCAATTACTACCGTTAGCGAAGCGAGAGAAACTAGGCGTAACCGCGATTTGCTGACTACCTGAGGACGGGGAGAAGCTGCGGGGAGAGTCAGGGATACCAGGGCGATTGTTAGCGGGATTAGGAATAGTAGTGCAGCTAGCAGCGCCTCGAAGTTGCTAAACCAGTAAATCAGTCCAGATAAGACAGCGGCATAAAGTGCCAGGGATGCTACCTGGCGGCGTTGATTTTGCAAGAAAATGCGGCGAAGTGGCGTTAGCTGCACTAAGAAGCAGGCTATCGTGACTCCTAAGCAGCTAAGTAATAGTCCGAATGCCTCCGCGGATAACTTCATCAGCCAGGGGCCGTGCAATATTGAATAACCGAAAGGGGTTCCTATCAGGGTGTATTCGGGATTTTGACCTACCCACCACAGCACTCCCCAGGTAAGAGTGGAGGCGCCCAGTCCGGCTATTTGAGCCACAGCGCGGCTATTTAAGCTGAAGGTTTCCCGCATTGCCTGGATAAACAGGGATAACAGGGCAGTTAAGACCAGGGAGGTTAGAGAAATTACCGCAATCGCGGGCAGAAAAGAGGACGCTAGTGTCAGCCCTGACAAGTACAGCAGGCAATAGGAAGCCGGAGCTACCAAAGCGGTGAAGAAACCAGCGAAGCTGAGTGCTCTATTAACTTTTAAATGGGGTTTCCGGCTCCCTATTTGGGTGGCAAAAAATCCCAATACGGTTAATAGCAGGCCAAGGCTCCAGAGAAGGTAAAACCCGCTGTTAGCGTCTTTAGCGGAAGTTGAGCGGTAATACTGCTGGTCTAGGTAGTCCAGGCGTTCTTGTAAGTTTGTCTGCGCTGGACGGGATAAGGCTCCTGTCAGGTTTGTCAGAGCTTGGTCTTTACCGGGGATATTGCTAGCTTTAAAAGTTTTGCCGGAATTCTCAGCGCGGGATGGCAGCTGCAATTGGTAAAGAATCTGGGCATTAATATCTGCCAAAGTGACCAGACCAGGGATATTGGTGGTGGGGGAAGAAACCAATCCGGTGGCATCAACTGAGGAATAAGTGAGCAGGTAGGGGGCAGGGTTTTGAGTGGGCGCCGGGGTTAGGGAAACTGATATCAGGGCAGTTTCGGGGTTCAGAGAGGCAAGAGCGCCCTCAAACATGGTGAGAGCGGCAGCGGGTTCTTTGATACCGCTCAAATCAACCACTGTCAAAGCTGATTGCTTAGTTGCCGATTTAACCTGAGTTTGCAGTTGAGATGAGGTAGCGGGGAGGGGCTGATAATTTGCTATTTTTCCCTGGTTGTCCGCCAAAAGTAATCCTGCTTGGGGGCCGATGGCCTGGGATTTAAGCCCAAAGGCTTTTAAAATCCCCTGCAACTGTCCCCGGGAAGTAGGGTCAACCTGCTCTTTTTGGGAGCCTGCTTGACTAAAACCAGGGATACCGTCGACTTTTCCGCCTGTTATTTTTGTTTGAGGGCAAGTAGTAGATGCAGCCGGGGCGGCTCCATTTTGAATAGTTAGAACAGCTTGGCTCACGCAGGTGAAATCAGCCGTGGCAACCGTGCCTAGCATTCCCGCAGTGGCGTAACGTTTTAGATCCGAGTTCTTAGAGAACTCTGCCGAAACCTCCTGCCAGGAAATCCCCGAAGTTAGCACCACTAAGAGGGGCGCGCGCTTGCGCGGCGGGGTATAAGTTTCTAAATCGGGGTAAAAGACCTGTTGGGCAGGGGTAAGGGCTCTCGGGGCAGGTTCTGGCTCCCAGGTAGTAGCCCCGGCGGGGCTTAAAGGTAGAGTAAGTAGCGTAAAGAAAAGGCTAAATAGAAGGGTGCAGCTCGCGCGGACGAAGTGCTTAACCGTTCTTGCCATAGCCATATTCTACGGTCTTGATAGGGGTAAAGCGCATCTTTCCTAGTATCGTGAAAACAGTGAAAAAGGAAACGGAAATGAATACTGCGATAAAAAGCTATGCGTTCTTAGGGCCGGTGGGTACTTTCTGTCACCAGGCGCTGCTCCAAGTGGCACCCGCTGACGCGGAAATGATTCCCTGTGCTGGAGAGCGCCTGGCCATGGATATGGTGCGCACTGGCAAAGCTGATCGGGCTGTGGTACCCATCGAAAACTCTATCGAAGGGGGAGTTAGCGCCACCTTGGATTCTCTGGGGTGGGATAAACGCCTGCAGATAGTAGCGGAAATGATAGTTCCGGTCGGGTTTACTTTGGCGGTGCGCGAAGGTACGAAACTTTCCGATATTACCCGCATCGGTACCCACTCTCATGCTTGGGCGCAATGTCGTAATTGGGTGGCCGATCATCTGCCGGGAGCAGTCCACGTGGCTACCACTTCCACCGCCGAGTCTGCTCGGATGCTGGCTGAGGGCAATGCTGGTTTTCAAGCAGTTCTGGCCTCAACAGCGGCGGTAAGTACCTATGGACTTAAAGCTCTCTACCAGGACGTTGCCGACAATCCTGGAGCAGTTACCCGCTTTGTGGAAGTAGCGAACCCCGGTCAGGTTCCGGAAGCTTGTGGAGCCGACAAAACCACCATTCAAGTACGTTTACCCAATGACTATCGGTCTGGGGCGCTACTAGAAATGCTTCAGCAGTTCTCGGCACGCGGAATCAACCTCAGCCGTATTGAGTCGCGGCCGCTAGCCGGACAACCAGGACGGTATGTTTTCAGCATTGACCTGGACGGCCATATTAGGGAAGAACGAGTGCAATCCGCTTTGCGCGGTCTCTACCGTATCAGCGAGGACTTGCGTTTCTTAGGTTCCTACGCTCGCGCTGACCAAGTGCGAAACGACCATGCTCCCCGAACTGGGGACAGTGATTTCCAGCGAGCCAGAGGCTGGGTAGATTCTATTTTGCGAAAATAGCTGGCGAAGGCGGCTGTCGATTGTCGATGCCCTAAGGTACCCGTACCACGACGGCGCCGCGCTCTAAAGAGGCAGAAATCTCCCGGTAACTACCCACGGTATCGCCATCTACCTGGATCATCCGCGCCTCGCCGTGTACCTTGGCGCTCGCGGTGCGGGTACGGATTACGTCCGTTTTGGAAACTAGACCCGCAGTTAGTTTCTTTACTCCCAGAGTGACGCGAAATACCCCGCTGATTACCTCTAACAGTCCGATCAAGCCGCCGCGGACACTCAGCATTAACACTTCTAGCCAGCCATCATGGGGGCTCGCCTCCGGCAAGAGCGGAATCCCCCCTATTAACTCCCCACAGGAAGCAAATAGTAGGGTATTGACTTTGCGCGTGCGTGGATGCGACTGCCCCCCAAAAGATACATCCATGGTAATCGGGGGTTTGTTGGAGGCAGCAATCCCGGAAAGCACATAAGCTCCCCAACCGATCGATTCTTTCAGCTTGTCAGATACCCGGTTCATGACCTCTGCGTCATAACCAATCCCTGCCATCACTAAGAAAGGAAATTCTTCGCCAGTCTCAGTTTTCAGCGCCCCTAAATCGACCCCGGTGTTCTTACCCGTAAAAGCGATTTCGCAGGCGCGGGGTAAAGAATTAATCGGAATATTGAGGTTACGGGCTAAAAGATTCCCGGTGCCCAGCGGTAAAATCCCTAAAGGAATCCGGCTTTCGGACAGACTAGCCGCGATAATCCGCAAGGTACCGTCACCACCAGCAGAAATAACCAGACCTGCTTCTTGCCTGATTGCCTCTTGGGCTTGACTAGCTCCCAAAGATTCCTGGTCAGTTTCTAAGTAAATAGGTTCTTCATATCCGGTGGCTTGGGCGCGCTGGGTAACCGTGTTCCGAAAATCATCCAGATTCCCAATTTTCATTGGGTTATAGATGACTACCACCCGTCTAGAGGATTCATTGCTGCAGGTGGCGGTGGGCGCAGAAAATCCCTGTTTAATCGCGAGTTTCATTGCCCGGGTGGCAATGCGGCGGGCATTAACCGCCCAATAGAAAGCGATGATCCCTAAAAGTAGCGCCGCGATTACTAAAATCCAGAGCACAGTGGTCATAGCTTTCAGTCTAAAACAAAACCGGGATTGTCGGGGAAGGCCGATGGGGGGAGCGTCGAAGGGAAGATGATAGGGGGCTTTCTCGGGGGCAGATAAAACCTATAAACTAAATCCCCAGGTCAAGGCAAGATGAGAAGCGGTGCCGGGTGACGATATGATTAAAACATGATTGATATTCGTCAGCTGCGTGAAGATCCGCAGCCAGCTAAAGATTCGCTCATTGCCCGCGGGGACGATCCCGCCCGAATTGATGAGGTGCTTGCCGCCGATGCGCACCGGCTCAAGAAACAACAAGACTTTGAAACTATGCGCGCCGAGCAAAAGGCACTTTCTAAAAGTATCGGGCAAGCTGCTCCCGAAGACCGCGCCCAAGTACTGGCGCAGGCAAAAGAACTGGCGGGAAGGGTGAAAGAAGCCGAGGCAGAGGCGGGGGCAGCTTCCGAAGCGGCTCAGCAGCTGCTGGCAGCGCTGCCCAATATTATTATTCCCGGGATTCCCTCCGGAGGCGAGGATGACTATGAAGTTCTAGCCCACCGTGGCCCTAAGATTCGTGATTTTGCTGCTGAAGGCATTAAAGTCCGCGATCACCTAGAAATCGGGGAGGCGCTGCAAGCGATTGATGTTAAACGGGGCGCCAAAGTCTCGGGCTCACGTTTCTACTACTTACGGGGGATAGGGGCGCGTCTGGAACTGGCCTTGCTTACCTGCGCTTGGGATTTGGCGGAGCAGCATGGATTTATCCCCATGACCACTCCTACCTTGGTCACTCCCGACACCATGCGGGGAACCGGTTTCTTAACCGAGCATTCCGAAGAAATCTACTACCTACCCGCCGATGACCTCTACCTGGTAGGTACCTCCGAGGTCGCCCTCGGTGGTTACCATGGCGGGGAAATCCTGGAACTAGGGGAAGAGCCTCTGCGTTATTCTGGCTGGTCTGCCTGTTACCGGCGGGAGTCCGGGTCGCATGGAAAAGATGTCCGCGGCATTATTCGGGTCCACCAGTTCAACAAAGTGGAGATGTTCTCGTATTGTCTACCCCAGGTATCGCAAGAAGAACACCAGCGTTTGTTGGCTTTGGAAGAAGAAATGCTGACAAAGGTAGAGCTGCCCTATCGAGTAATTGATACTGCTGCAGGGGATTTAGGAACTTCGGCGGCTCGCAAGTTCGATTGCGAAGCCTGGTTGCCCAGCCAGGAGCGCTACCTAGAGCTGACCTCCACTTCGAACTGCACTACCTATCAGGCGCGCCGCCTGGGAATTCGCTATCGCGATGAAAATGGAAAAACCCAGCCGGTAGCTACTTTGAACGGCACCTTAGCCTGTACTCGCTGGCTGGTGGCTATCTTGGAAAACCACCAGCAGGCAGATGGTAGCGTGTATGTCCCGCAGGCGCTGCGTCCCTATCTGGGAGGTAAAGAGCTGCTAGAGCCAGTAGTGAACGCGAACGCC contains:
- the pheA gene encoding prephenate dehydratase, whose protein sequence is MNTAIKSYAFLGPVGTFCHQALLQVAPADAEMIPCAGERLAMDMVRTGKADRAVVPIENSIEGGVSATLDSLGWDKRLQIVAEMIVPVGFTLAVREGTKLSDITRIGTHSHAWAQCRNWVADHLPGAVHVATTSTAESARMLAEGNAGFQAVLASTAAVSTYGLKALYQDVADNPGAVTRFVEVANPGQVPEACGADKTTIQVRLPNDYRSGALLEMLQQFSARGINLSRIESRPLAGQPGRYVFSIDLDGHIREERVQSALRGLYRISEDLRFLGSYARADQVRNDHAPRTGDSDFQRARGWVDSILRK
- a CDS encoding diacylglycerol/lipid kinase family protein, producing the protein MTTVLWILVIAALLLGIIAFYWAVNARRIATRAMKLAIKQGFSAPTATCSNESSRRVVVIYNPMKIGNLDDFRNTVTQRAQATGYEEPIYLETDQESLGASQAQEAIRQEAGLVISAGGDGTLRIIAASLSESRIPLGILPLGTGNLLARNLNIPINSLPRACEIAFTGKNTGVDLGALKTETGEEFPFLVMAGIGYDAEVMNRVSDKLKESIGWGAYVLSGIAASNKPPITMDVSFGGQSHPRTRKVNTLLFASCGELIGGIPLLPEASPHDGWLEVLMLSVRGGLIGLLEVISGVFRVTLGVKKLTAGLVSKTDVIRTRTASAKVHGEARMIQVDGDTVGSYREISASLERGAVVVRVP
- the serS gene encoding serine--tRNA ligase; protein product: MIDIRQLREDPQPAKDSLIARGDDPARIDEVLAADAHRLKKQQDFETMRAEQKALSKSIGQAAPEDRAQVLAQAKELAGRVKEAEAEAGAASEAAQQLLAALPNIIIPGIPSGGEDDYEVLAHRGPKIRDFAAEGIKVRDHLEIGEALQAIDVKRGAKVSGSRFYYLRGIGARLELALLTCAWDLAEQHGFIPMTTPTLVTPDTMRGTGFLTEHSEEIYYLPADDLYLVGTSEVALGGYHGGEILELGEEPLRYSGWSACYRRESGSHGKDVRGIIRVHQFNKVEMFSYCLPQVSQEEHQRLLALEEEMLTKVELPYRVIDTAAGDLGTSAARKFDCEAWLPSQERYLELTSTSNCTTYQARRLGIRYRDENGKTQPVATLNGTLACTRWLVAILENHQQADGSVYVPQALRPYLGGKELLEPVVNANA